Genomic window (Verrucomicrobiia bacterium):
CTTCGTCGAGCGCGCCGCCGGCGCCCGCGTCTGGGACGTGGACGGCAACGAATACCTGGATTACGTGGGCACCTGGGGCCCCGCCATTCACGGCCACGCGCATCCGGCCATCCTCCACGCCGTCAAAACCGCCGCCGACGCCGGCACCAGCTTCGGCATCCCCAACCCCCGCGAAGTCGCCCTGGCCCGCTGCATCATCGAGCGCATCCCCAGCGTCGAAAAAATCCGCTTCTGCAACAGCGGCACCGAAGCCTGCATGTCCGCCATCCGCCTCGCCCGCGGCTTCACCCGCCGCGACAAAATCATCAAATTCGACGGCTGCTACCACGGCCATGCCGATTCCCTCCTCGTCAAGGCCGGCTCCGGCGCCCTCACCTTCGGCCACCCGGACAGCGCCGGCGTCCCCGCCGCCTTCACCCAGCACACCATCGTCCTGCCCTTCAACGATGAAGCCGCCGTCCGCGCCGCCTTTGCCGCCAACCCCGGCCAGATCGCCGGCATCATCCTCGAACCCGTCCCCGGCAACGCCGGCCTCTACCTCCCCCGCCCGGGCTACCTGGAATTCCTCCGCCACATCACCCGCCAGGAGGGCGCCCTCCTCATCTTCGATGAAGTCATGACCGGCTTCCGCCTCGCCTTCGGCGGCGCCCAGGAACGCTTCGGCATCCGCCCCGACCTCACCTGCTTCGGCAAAATCATCGGCGGCGGCCTCCCCGTCGGCGCCTTCGGCGGCCGCGCCGAAATCATGGACTGCCTGGCCCCCCTCGGCCCCGTCTATCAGGCCGGCACCCTCAGCGGCAACCCCCTCGCCATGGCCGCCGGCCTCGCCGCCCTCCAACTCCTCCAGGACGGCTCCGCCTATCAACGCCTCGAAAACCTCGGCCGCCAGTTGGAAGAAGGCATCTCCGCCGCCGCCGCCGCCGCCGGCATCCCCGTCCAGTTCAACCGCTGCGGCTCCATGTTCTGCCTCTATTTCACCCCCCAACCCGTCCACCATCTGGGCGATGCCCTCCGCAGCGACCGCGAGCAGTTCAAGCGGTTCTTCCACGGCATGCTCGCCGCCGGCATCTATCTGGCGCCCTCCCCCTTCGAAGCCGGCTTCCTCTCCACCGCCCACACCCCGGAGGACATCGAACGCACCGTGGCCGCCGCCCGCGCCGTGCTGCCCCAGGTCAAATAACCCCAACGCCCCCCAACCCGCCCCCGCCCCCTTAAATCAGCCCCTTCTTCTTCAACATCGCCTCCATCGCCTTGTCCATCATCAGCTCCGCCAGCGGGCGCGTCGCCTCATCCAGCGCCGCATTGGCCGCCTTCAACCGCGCCGGATCCCCCGTCTTGGTGCGCGCATCCTCCTGCCCCAGCACCGCCTCCACCTCCGCCATCGCCTGCTCGATCTTCTGCCGGTATTCC
Coding sequences:
- the hemL gene encoding glutamate-1-semialdehyde 2,1-aminomutase, yielding MQSRTKSDALFAEALRYLPGGVNSPVRAFRAVGGKPFFVERAAGARVWDVDGNEYLDYVGTWGPAIHGHAHPAILHAVKTAADAGTSFGIPNPREVALARCIIERIPSVEKIRFCNSGTEACMSAIRLARGFTRRDKIIKFDGCYHGHADSLLVKAGSGALTFGHPDSAGVPAAFTQHTIVLPFNDEAAVRAAFAANPGQIAGIILEPVPGNAGLYLPRPGYLEFLRHITRQEGALLIFDEVMTGFRLAFGGAQERFGIRPDLTCFGKIIGGGLPVGAFGGRAEIMDCLAPLGPVYQAGTLSGNPLAMAAGLAALQLLQDGSAYQRLENLGRQLEEGISAAAAAAGIPVQFNRCGSMFCLYFTPQPVHHLGDALRSDREQFKRFFHGMLAAGIYLAPSPFEAGFLSTAHTPEDIERTVAAARAVLPQVK